A stretch of Pseudomonas sp. CCC3.1 DNA encodes these proteins:
- a CDS encoding TerD family protein, giving the protein MAVSLSKGGNVSLTKEAPGLTEVIVGLGWDPRVTDGAEFDLDASVFIVGESGKVLNDGSFVFYNNKTSPDGNVVHQGDNRSGAGEGDDEQVNVNLAGFAPETKRLVFAVTIHEADSRKQSFGQVSNAYMRVVNKADGKELARFDLSEDASTETAMIFGELYSHNGEWKFKAIGQGFAGGLGPLAKDYGVNLG; this is encoded by the coding sequence ATGGCAGTAAGTTTGAGTAAAGGCGGCAACGTCTCCTTGACCAAAGAAGCGCCGGGTCTGACAGAAGTGATTGTCGGTCTGGGTTGGGATCCGCGTGTAACGGATGGAGCCGAGTTCGATCTGGATGCCTCGGTGTTTATTGTTGGCGAGAGCGGCAAAGTGCTGAATGACGGCAGTTTTGTGTTCTACAACAACAAAACTTCACCGGACGGCAACGTCGTGCACCAGGGCGACAACCGCTCGGGCGCAGGCGAGGGTGACGATGAGCAAGTCAACGTCAACCTCGCGGGCTTTGCTCCTGAAACCAAACGGCTGGTGTTTGCGGTGACCATCCACGAAGCGGACAGTCGCAAGCAAAGCTTTGGTCAGGTCTCAAATGCTTACATGCGTGTCGTGAACAAGGCAGACGGCAAAGAGCTGGCGCGCTTTGACCTGAGTGAAGATGCTTCAACTGAAACCGCCATGATCTTCGGCGAGCTGTACAGCCACAATGGCGAGTGGAAGTTCAAGGCCATCGGCCAAGGCTTTGCGGGTGGCCTGGGTCCGCTGGCTAAAGATTACGGCGTAAACCTGGGGTAA
- a CDS encoding autotransporter outer membrane beta-barrel domain-containing protein — protein MPASPQRLALAIALLSASGFSSLAIAKDTVLSSPSTSGLNLNASDTLTVNPDGSLTTAKVAVTLKDATSATGVVIDNAGSLISTGGRAIDSSGSASTARNYSIFNRSGGTIQGDNDALRIDTNFTSGSVLIDNSGTIRSTNGGQAIDLDSVRSEGVKTTLINRLGGLIRGDFNDGIKTGSNATIINYGEISSGDAVSDSTKYDGVDIDSATGVTVTNYGIISGGRHGITTDLGASLLNYGEVTGRNGSGFGSDGDGTVINYGTITGAYSGLKPNGDGDGVDIDFIAHIENYGVIQGTGAGGVDKNGFANGSEGIALGGGYVFNAKGALVSGANNAVLVDDGSDGPGVAATTLVNNGTIQGLDGFGVKFVGAFDDVVINNGLISGSNGLALDLGGGNDTLTLGSASRFNGLVDGGSGDDRVIFDDPAGGSFGNSQNFEWLDVKSGSWTLTSQNDFSDGGEIFSGARLINQGAIIGTMTVDNGGVYAGGGSVGNLLVNGTLQTNSQLGTATINHDLTFSSGATLAYGVNADGSSAPVQVGGTATLNGATLAINAGSGTYPWLSQYTVLNAGSINGTFGTVTSDYAFLTPTLSYKPTSVELTYARNDVAFADYATSANGGSAARGLSQLKAGNALYNALLNTNTQTAGAAIEQLAGSGNAGLSRATLAATQQVGSSMLAAMQSLGAGAGLQVAADIRNTPVLAATGVPAGLRNLNDPNAQGRLWLQGLGSYGRLDGDHGSSDLTQRTKGGLLGADWALTQDWRMGMLGGYSKTDVDSSGMDGTVNSWHAGAYAIRQSGPLALRLGAAYSGHNGDTKRSVAFNSFADQPKGDYHANSQQAFAELGYAMGSGRVSAEPFANLGYQRYHRDRYTEKGGAAALQVDAQTQDNFNSTLGIRLAHLSQLENGISLTPRLSAGWKHTYGDVSSSIQQAFVLGGSAFSVEGTALDRDSLVLEAGLDIGVSAHQTLAVGYTGDIGSNSRNHGLMGQWQLSF, from the coding sequence ATGCCCGCCTCACCCCAGCGCCTTGCGCTCGCGATTGCGCTATTGAGTGCAAGCGGCTTTAGCTCATTGGCCATCGCCAAAGACACTGTGCTGAGTTCTCCCAGCACCAGCGGCCTTAATCTGAACGCCAGCGATACGCTGACGGTCAATCCAGACGGTAGCCTGACCACCGCCAAGGTGGCGGTCACGCTCAAGGATGCAACCAGTGCGACAGGCGTGGTGATCGACAACGCAGGCAGTCTGATTTCAACGGGCGGGCGTGCGATAGACAGCAGCGGCAGCGCAAGCACAGCGCGTAACTACAGTATTTTCAACCGCAGCGGCGGGACGATTCAGGGTGATAACGATGCGCTGCGCATCGACACCAACTTCACCAGCGGCAGCGTGCTGATTGATAACAGCGGGACCATTCGCTCCACCAACGGCGGTCAGGCCATCGACCTCGATTCGGTGCGCAGCGAGGGGGTCAAAACCACGCTGATCAACCGGCTCGGCGGGTTGATTCGCGGCGACTTCAACGACGGTATCAAGACCGGCTCCAACGCCACGATTATCAACTACGGCGAGATTTCTTCAGGCGATGCCGTGTCCGACAGCACCAAGTACGACGGTGTCGATATCGACTCGGCGACCGGGGTCACGGTGACTAACTACGGCATCATTTCTGGCGGGCGCCACGGCATCACCACGGACTTGGGCGCGTCCCTGCTCAACTATGGCGAAGTGACCGGGCGCAACGGCTCAGGCTTCGGCTCGGACGGCGACGGCACGGTGATCAACTACGGCACCATCACGGGCGCCTACTCCGGGCTCAAGCCCAACGGTGATGGCGATGGCGTCGACATCGATTTCATCGCCCATATTGAAAACTACGGGGTGATTCAGGGCACGGGCGCCGGTGGCGTCGACAAAAACGGCTTTGCCAACGGCAGTGAAGGTATTGCACTGGGCGGCGGCTACGTCTTTAACGCCAAGGGCGCGCTGGTCAGTGGCGCCAACAATGCCGTGCTGGTGGATGACGGCAGCGATGGCCCAGGCGTCGCCGCCACCACGCTGGTGAACAACGGCACCATTCAGGGGCTGGACGGTTTTGGCGTGAAGTTCGTGGGCGCGTTCGACGATGTGGTGATCAACAACGGTTTGATCAGCGGTAGCAACGGCCTGGCGCTGGATCTGGGTGGCGGCAATGACACGCTGACACTGGGCAGTGCCAGCCGCTTCAACGGTCTGGTTGACGGCGGCAGCGGTGATGACCGGGTGATTTTCGATGACCCGGCCGGTGGCAGCTTCGGTAACAGCCAGAACTTTGAATGGCTGGACGTGAAGTCCGGCAGTTGGACACTCACCAGCCAGAACGACTTCAGCGACGGCGGCGAGATTTTCAGCGGCGCGCGTCTGATCAACCAAGGCGCCATTATCGGCACCATGACGGTCGATAATGGCGGTGTTTACGCAGGCGGCGGCAGCGTCGGCAACTTGCTGGTCAACGGTACGCTGCAAACCAACTCGCAACTGGGCACCGCAACCATCAACCATGACCTGACCTTCAGCAGCGGCGCCACCCTGGCGTATGGCGTGAATGCCGATGGCAGCAGCGCCCCGGTGCAGGTCGGCGGCACTGCCACGCTGAATGGCGCCACCTTGGCAATCAATGCCGGCAGCGGCACTTACCCATGGCTGAGCCAATACACCGTGCTGAACGCAGGCTCTATCAATGGCACCTTTGGCACGGTGACCAGTGATTACGCGTTCCTCACCCCGACGCTCAGCTACAAACCGACCAGCGTCGAGCTGACGTATGCACGCAATGACGTGGCGTTTGCCGACTACGCCACCAGCGCCAACGGCGGCAGCGCTGCCCGTGGCCTGAGCCAGCTCAAGGCTGGTAATGCGTTGTACAACGCACTGCTCAACACCAATACCCAAACAGCGGGCGCGGCCATCGAGCAACTGGCGGGCAGCGGCAACGCAGGCTTGAGCCGCGCAACCCTGGCCGCCACTCAGCAAGTGGGCAGCAGTATGTTGGCGGCCATGCAATCGCTGGGTGCCGGGGCAGGTTTACAGGTCGCGGCAGACATTCGTAATACGCCGGTACTCGCCGCCACCGGTGTCCCGGCCGGGCTGCGTAACCTCAATGACCCAAACGCTCAGGGTCGACTCTGGCTGCAAGGCCTGGGCAGTTATGGACGACTGGACGGTGACCACGGCAGCAGTGACCTGACTCAGCGCACCAAGGGCGGTTTGCTGGGCGCCGATTGGGCACTGACACAAGACTGGCGCATGGGCATGCTCGGGGGCTATTCGAAAACCGATGTGGACAGCAGCGGCATGGATGGCACCGTCAACAGCTGGCACGCGGGCGCGTATGCCATTCGCCAAAGCGGCCCACTGGCATTACGTCTGGGCGCGGCCTACAGCGGGCATAACGGCGACACTAAACGCAGCGTGGCATTTAACAGCTTTGCCGATCAACCCAAGGGCGACTACCACGCCAACAGCCAGCAAGCCTTTGCTGAACTGGGCTATGCCATGGGCAGCGGCCGCGTGAGTGCCGAGCCGTTTGCCAACCTCGGTTATCAGCGTTATCACCGTGATCGTTACACCGAAAAAGGCGGCGCTGCGGCCTTGCAGGTCGACGCGCAAACGCAAGACAACTTCAACAGCACGCTGGGTATTCGGCTGGCGCACCTGAGTCAGTTGGAAAACGGCATTAGCCTCACCCCACGCCTGAGCGCAGGCTGGAAACACACCTATGGCGATGTCAGCAGCTCGATTCAGCAGGCTTTTGTGCTGGGCGGCAGCGCGTTCAGTGTCGAGGGTACTGCACTGGATCGTGACAGTCTGGTGCTGGAAGCGGGCCTTGATATCGGCGTTTCTGCTCATCAAACACTGGCCGTGGGCTACACCGGTGATATTGGCAGCAACAGCCGCAATCATGGGCTGATGGGGCAATGGCAACTGAGCTTTTGA
- a CDS encoding HAD-IB family phosphatase — MNEVLNTPEKGKPVLSAFDFDGTLTYHDSFVPFLRFAFGNRLFAMRLLRMIPSTASYLLGRISRNDLKEKLITVYLTGAKEAWVAERADAFCDASFQRLMRPLGLLSVADQLEQKAIVTICSASPELVLRPFAEKLGIGLIGTRLQSVDGVLTGEIDGTNCRCEQKVLRLEAQYGPLDQYTLRAWGDTRGDEQMLGAAQEPHWREFHALWRRKRPLDVCLRDPL; from the coding sequence TTGAATGAAGTTTTGAATACACCAGAGAAGGGCAAACCGGTCCTGTCGGCTTTCGATTTTGATGGCACGCTGACCTATCACGACAGTTTTGTCCCCTTCTTGCGCTTTGCCTTTGGCAATCGACTGTTCGCAATGCGTTTGTTGCGGATGATCCCGTCAACCGCTTCTTATTTGCTGGGCAGGATCAGCCGAAACGATTTGAAAGAAAAGCTGATTACGGTCTACCTCACGGGAGCCAAGGAAGCGTGGGTCGCAGAGCGTGCCGACGCATTTTGTGACGCTTCGTTCCAGCGGTTGATGCGACCTTTGGGCTTACTATCGGTCGCCGATCAGCTGGAGCAAAAAGCAATCGTGACCATCTGTTCGGCATCGCCTGAGCTGGTGCTCAGGCCTTTTGCTGAAAAGCTGGGCATCGGGCTCATCGGTACGCGCCTGCAATCGGTTGATGGCGTACTCACCGGCGAAATTGACGGCACCAACTGTCGATGCGAACAGAAAGTCCTCCGGCTAGAGGCGCAGTACGGTCCTTTGGACCAATACACATTGCGCGCCTGGGGCGACACCCGGGGTGATGAACAGATGCTGGGTGCCGCACAAGAACCCCATTGGCGCGAGTTTCATGCACTGTGGCGCCGCAAGCGCCCCTTGGATGTGTGTTTGCGTGATCCGTTGTAA
- a CDS encoding trehalose phosphatase, with amino-acid sequence MTTNRALVFVDLDDTLFQTARKMGDEPRYTATLDVDGQPNGFMSASQKSVVEWLLATADVVPVTARSVEAYQRVQLPFVHGAVCAHGGVILKADGSLDRDWQARMCNALAHEQNRLRRLSEHTLAIGAELGFSLRGWVVEEQGLAHYVVTKHNNATDQVLLRVLAEVKARGLLDGLYVHGNGNNLAFLPLALQKREAVREWIRRDQALNGKRPLLGFGDSLSDLGFMAECDWWGTPKHGQLASHVLASVDHE; translated from the coding sequence ATGACCACTAATCGTGCGCTGGTGTTCGTTGACCTCGACGACACGCTGTTTCAAACCGCCCGAAAAATGGGCGATGAGCCTCGTTATACCGCCACTCTGGATGTGGACGGCCAGCCCAATGGTTTTATGAGCGCCTCGCAGAAAAGCGTTGTCGAGTGGCTGCTGGCCACCGCTGACGTTGTGCCCGTGACGGCCCGCAGCGTTGAGGCCTATCAGCGAGTGCAGTTGCCGTTTGTGCACGGCGCTGTGTGTGCTCACGGCGGGGTCATCCTCAAGGCTGACGGCTCGCTGGACCGCGACTGGCAGGCACGCATGTGCAACGCGCTGGCGCATGAGCAGAACCGTCTTCGTCGTCTAAGCGAACACACGCTGGCCATTGGCGCCGAACTGGGTTTCTCGCTACGCGGGTGGGTGGTTGAAGAACAAGGACTGGCCCATTACGTGGTCACCAAGCACAACAACGCAACCGATCAGGTGCTGCTCCGTGTGCTGGCCGAGGTCAAGGCAAGGGGGTTGCTCGACGGGCTGTACGTTCACGGCAACGGCAACAATCTGGCGTTCCTGCCGCTGGCGCTGCAAAAGCGTGAAGCGGTGCGCGAGTGGATTCGCCGCGACCAGGCGCTTAATGGCAAACGCCCGTTGCTCGGTTTTGGTGACAGCTTGTCGGACCTGGGCTTTATGGCCGAGTGCGACTGGTGGGGCACGCCCAAGCACGGCCAGTTGGCCAGCCATGTGTTGGCGAGTGTTGATCATGAATAA
- a CDS encoding HpcH/HpaI aldolase/citrate lyase family protein, which produces MIRHSAYALGATLYMPATRADILEVVYGEKIQGLRSLVVCLEDAVAVTDVQQALSNLRNLLLAIDARGGRASGGPILFVRPRDSAMAAVLNEWSLMRYVDGFVVPKLSLHNISEWQQAVTRSDLMLMPTLETLEVFDSGAMIELRSALLEQLPGRIIALRIGGNDLMSCLSLRRTPTMTLYNTPMNYVISMLCAIMGSAGFALTAPVFEQLNAPQLLEQELALDIAHGLIGKTAIHPSQIAVIHRALQVPLEDLNSARQILSETAPAVFKFNDAMCEPATHYKWAQMIIERAHWQGVRSEIASSMDTFGGSQRLAEVVG; this is translated from the coding sequence ATGATCAGGCATTCCGCTTATGCCCTGGGCGCTACGCTTTACATGCCGGCGACCCGTGCTGACATTTTGGAGGTGGTGTACGGCGAGAAAATCCAGGGTTTGCGTTCGCTGGTGGTGTGCCTTGAAGACGCAGTGGCCGTCACCGATGTGCAGCAGGCGCTGAGCAATCTCAGAAACCTCTTGTTGGCGATTGATGCACGCGGTGGCAGAGCGTCCGGCGGTCCGATTCTGTTTGTCCGGCCGCGTGACTCAGCGATGGCAGCGGTGCTCAATGAATGGTCATTGATGCGTTATGTCGATGGTTTTGTCGTACCCAAGCTCAGCCTGCACAACATCAGCGAGTGGCAACAGGCCGTTACCCGCAGCGATTTGATGCTGATGCCCACTCTTGAAACCCTTGAGGTGTTTGATTCGGGCGCCATGATTGAGTTGCGCAGTGCCCTGCTGGAGCAACTGCCGGGGCGAATAATCGCCTTGCGCATTGGCGGTAATGATCTGATGAGTTGCCTGAGCTTGCGCCGTACCCCGACGATGACGCTGTACAACACGCCCATGAATTACGTGATTTCGATGTTATGCGCGATCATGGGCTCTGCGGGCTTTGCCCTGACCGCGCCGGTGTTCGAACAGCTCAATGCGCCGCAACTGCTGGAGCAGGAACTGGCGTTGGATATTGCCCACGGGCTTATAGGTAAAACCGCGATACATCCGTCGCAAATTGCAGTTATCCACAGGGCGTTGCAAGTCCCCCTTGAAGATCTCAACAGTGCACGTCAAATACTCAGTGAGACGGCGCCTGCGGTGTTCAAATTCAACGACGCCATGTGTGAACCCGCGACCCATTACAAATGGGCGCAAATGATTATTGAACGAGCGCATTGGCAAGGGGTTCGCTCCGAAATAGCCAGCTCGATGGACACTTTTGGAGGCAGCCAGCGATTGGCTGAAGTAGTCGGTTGA
- a CDS encoding cysteine protease StiP domain-containing protein, with protein MNKAFAALNTLGSGSYGADDVHFLLRVLAIETTDVQQSVEEKERLIQTRQRHYSEMISQEHPPSNPHKALYQQALARNGARMAADVQALALALHERYNGASIALVSFVRAGLPLGVLLRRALVERGRNVRHYGISIIRDRGIDNVALEAIIKAHGAENIVFVDGWTGKGAISGQIRDSLAGDSRFPSEPRLVVLADPCGRAWLAASAEDWLIPSGILGATVSGLVSRSIWPLEPGLHGCVVYDHLAAHDETMNFIHSIEIERAHLPPQVAAHPWTPTQALALQQRAEAAVERVSTRFSVSSPNRVKPGIAEATRAVMRRVPDHVLVRSRADQNVQLLMHLSRQANIEVEEVGDELGPYRAVTVIRSVR; from the coding sequence ATGAATAAGGCATTTGCAGCGCTGAATACTCTCGGCAGCGGCAGTTACGGCGCCGATGATGTGCACTTTTTACTGCGCGTCTTGGCAATTGAAACCACCGATGTGCAGCAAAGTGTGGAGGAAAAAGAGCGGCTGATTCAGACCCGCCAGCGTCATTACTCCGAAATGATCAGCCAGGAGCATCCGCCCTCCAATCCCCACAAAGCCCTGTATCAACAGGCGCTGGCGCGAAACGGTGCGCGCATGGCGGCCGATGTTCAGGCGTTGGCCCTCGCACTGCATGAGCGTTATAACGGGGCATCGATTGCGTTGGTATCGTTTGTGCGCGCCGGGCTGCCGTTGGGTGTTTTGCTGCGTCGGGCGCTGGTTGAGCGGGGGCGTAATGTCCGGCATTACGGGATCAGCATTATTCGTGACCGTGGAATCGACAACGTGGCCCTCGAAGCTATCATCAAGGCCCACGGTGCCGAGAACATTGTGTTTGTTGATGGCTGGACCGGTAAAGGCGCGATCAGCGGGCAGATTCGCGACAGCTTGGCGGGCGACTCGCGTTTTCCATCCGAGCCGCGTCTGGTGGTGTTGGCCGACCCTTGTGGGCGTGCCTGGCTGGCGGCATCGGCCGAAGACTGGTTGATCCCATCAGGTATTTTGGGGGCGACGGTGTCAGGTCTGGTATCACGCTCAATCTGGCCACTTGAGCCCGGTTTGCACGGGTGCGTGGTGTATGACCACTTGGCTGCGCATGACGAGACCATGAACTTTATCCACAGCATCGAAATCGAGCGTGCCCACTTACCGCCGCAGGTCGCGGCACACCCCTGGACGCCGACACAGGCCTTGGCATTGCAGCAGCGAGCCGAGGCGGCGGTCGAACGTGTCTCGACGCGCTTTTCGGTGTCCAGCCCCAATCGGGTCAAACCCGGTATTGCCGAGGCCACCCGTGCGGTGATGCGCCGCGTGCCCGACCACGTGTTGGTGCGCAGTCGTGCGGATCAGAACGTCCAACTGCTGATGCACCTGAGCCGTCAGGCCAATATCGAGGTCGAAGAAGTCGGCGACGAACTGGGACCGTATCGCGCTGTGACTGTGATCAGGAGTGTTCGCTGA
- a CDS encoding TerD family protein, translating to MTTLTPGANTAVNPGALSVTVSYSPVAGADLDVSAFLLSESGKVRGDNDLCFFGQQSVSHGAVKLVESAPGRAVFSLNLEAIDTAIEKVALTATIYENKAQFSSFAPLNVAVTGGIEAPIPTQGMQETALILGEFYRRQGVWKFRCVAQGFAGGLAPLAEHFGVEIAAAAPAANPVPAVAPTPSVNLSKVTLDKQRPTISLDKKDGDFGEIKINLNWNRAAQKSSGGFFASLLGKSGGIDLDVGCLYEMENGRKGAVQALGNAFGDFGDAPFIQLMGDDRTGSVSDGEWLRVNGKEWRKIRRVLVYAYIYEGAPNWQATDGVITLYIPGEPPIEVRLSEEGGNKGMCAIALLENVGGSVKVNRKVEFFKGHSDMDKAFGWGMRWAAGSK from the coding sequence ATGACCACGCTAACGCCGGGTGCAAACACTGCCGTTAATCCAGGCGCCTTGAGCGTGACTGTCAGCTACAGCCCTGTGGCGGGTGCCGACCTGGACGTTTCGGCGTTCCTGCTGAGCGAGTCGGGCAAGGTGCGTGGCGACAACGACCTGTGTTTCTTCGGCCAGCAGAGTGTCAGCCATGGCGCCGTGAAGCTGGTTGAGTCTGCACCCGGCCGTGCAGTGTTCAGTCTCAACCTTGAGGCGATTGATACGGCCATCGAAAAAGTCGCATTGACGGCGACCATTTACGAAAACAAAGCCCAATTCTCTTCATTCGCCCCGCTCAATGTCGCGGTGACCGGAGGCATTGAAGCGCCGATCCCGACGCAAGGCATGCAGGAAACCGCGCTGATCCTCGGTGAGTTCTATCGCCGTCAGGGCGTATGGAAATTTCGCTGCGTCGCACAAGGATTTGCCGGTGGCCTGGCGCCGTTGGCCGAACACTTCGGCGTTGAAATTGCCGCCGCCGCTCCCGCAGCGAATCCAGTTCCCGCCGTCGCGCCAACGCCCTCTGTCAATTTGTCGAAGGTCACTCTCGACAAGCAGCGCCCGACTATCAGCCTCGATAAAAAAGACGGCGATTTCGGCGAGATTAAAATCAACCTCAACTGGAACCGTGCTGCGCAGAAGAGCAGTGGTGGGTTCTTTGCTTCGCTGCTCGGCAAGTCAGGTGGTATCGATTTGGATGTGGGTTGCCTGTACGAAATGGAAAACGGCCGCAAGGGCGCAGTCCAGGCTTTGGGCAACGCGTTTGGCGATTTTGGTGACGCGCCGTTCATTCAATTGATGGGCGATGACCGGACCGGGTCGGTGAGTGACGGCGAGTGGCTGCGGGTCAATGGCAAGGAGTGGCGCAAAATACGCCGGGTATTGGTGTACGCGTACATTTACGAAGGTGCGCCGAACTGGCAAGCCACTGACGGCGTTATCACGCTGTACATCCCGGGCGAGCCGCCGATTGAAGTGCGCCTGAGCGAAGAGGGCGGCAACAAGGGCATGTGCGCCATCGCCTTGCTCGAAAACGTCGGCGGCAGCGTCAAGGTGAATCGCAAGGTTGAGTTCTTCAAGGGGCACTCGGACATGGACAAGGCCTTTGGCTGGGGTATGCGCTGGGCTGCGGGGTCCAAGTAA
- a CDS encoding TerC/Alx family metal homeostasis membrane protein encodes MENTAIGFPPTTIAVFVALAVIALAIDLFTHKSDKPVTLTNAAIWSIFWVLISLAFAGYLYYAHGPSVASLFVTGYALEKVLSVDNLFVFMAIFAWFKIPDVLRHRVLYWGIIGAIVFRLIFVAIGTGLLAFGPWVEVLFAVIVAWTAIMMLRGNEEDKDEDYSKHIAYRFAKKLFPVWPKLHGHHFFVSRKELETEITKPENKGMTLVGKGALFATPLFLCVVVVEVSDILFAFDSVPAVIAVSREPLIVYSAMMFAILGLRTMYFVLEALKRYLVHLEKSVVALLFFIAAKLALNATNHLFGHGISIEPNTSLLVVLVVLAIGIVASVIFPGKEEPSDVKKDTNA; translated from the coding sequence ATGGAAAACACGGCAATTGGCTTTCCGCCAACGACCATCGCTGTATTTGTGGCTCTGGCGGTCATTGCTCTGGCAATCGACCTGTTCACCCACAAAAGCGATAAACCGGTCACTTTGACCAACGCGGCCATCTGGTCGATTTTTTGGGTGCTGATCTCGCTCGCCTTTGCAGGCTATCTGTACTACGCGCATGGCCCAAGTGTGGCCAGCCTGTTTGTCACCGGTTATGCGCTGGAAAAAGTCCTTAGCGTCGACAACTTGTTCGTGTTCATGGCGATCTTTGCCTGGTTCAAGATCCCGGATGTGCTGCGTCACCGCGTGCTGTACTGGGGCATCATCGGCGCCATCGTATTCCGCTTGATCTTTGTGGCCATCGGTACTGGCCTGCTGGCGTTTGGCCCATGGGTCGAGGTGCTGTTTGCAGTGATCGTCGCCTGGACTGCGATCATGATGTTGCGCGGCAACGAAGAAGATAAAGACGAGGATTACTCAAAGCACATCGCCTATCGGTTTGCGAAAAAGCTGTTTCCGGTTTGGCCAAAGCTGCACGGACATCACTTTTTTGTCTCGCGCAAAGAGCTTGAAACAGAGATCACCAAACCTGAAAACAAAGGCATGACGCTGGTCGGAAAAGGCGCCTTGTTCGCGACCCCGCTGTTTCTGTGCGTGGTGGTGGTTGAAGTGTCCGACATCCTGTTTGCCTTCGACTCCGTGCCCGCCGTTATTGCCGTGAGCCGTGAACCGTTGATTGTGTACTCGGCCATGATGTTTGCGATTCTCGGCCTGCGGACCATGTACTTCGTACTCGAAGCCCTTAAGCGCTACTTGGTGCACCTGGAAAAATCGGTGGTCGCGTTGTTGTTCTTTATCGCTGCCAAGCTGGCGCTGAATGCAACCAACCACCTGTTTGGCCATGGCATCAGCATTGAGCCAAACACCAGCCTGTTGGTGGTGTTGGTGGTATTGGCCATCGGTATCGTGGCCAGCGTTATTTTCCCAGGTAAAGAAGAGCCATCGGACGTCAAAAAAGACACGAATGCTTGA
- a CDS encoding phosphoribosyltransferase domain-containing protein produces MSSGKPMTEAQALCANLRRGRLEVEVNASTFDPQALFSFAERRNPKRAFLFVSRVLGRHIPARPSLMAESFNALAAKIPTDLPGPVLVIGMAETAIGLGAGVHRALSQTRNDCVYLCSTRHPTGSELLARFEETHSHASTHLLHVPQDTRTREWLFKARSLVLVDDEASTGNTFINVSKALAEAGLVSIERIVTATLTDWSQDAVHTALGDHVSSVSLLEGSYTFTEDLSADLPDMPHVGSVAQGDWPLDPLRDWGRMGVCEHRDTLAPGLQVQPGERVVVVGTGEFVWPPFLLAERLEHAGADVHFSATSRSPIAVGHAIEHALSFSDNYGLGIPNFLYNVAPGQFDRVLICSETPAAALDPALLSALNAQVIGHDH; encoded by the coding sequence ATGAGCAGCGGCAAACCCATGACCGAAGCCCAGGCTTTGTGCGCAAACCTTAGGCGTGGCCGACTGGAGGTTGAAGTCAATGCATCGACGTTTGATCCACAGGCGCTGTTCAGTTTTGCTGAACGGCGTAACCCCAAGCGCGCCTTTCTGTTCGTTTCGCGCGTGCTGGGTCGGCACATTCCGGCCCGTCCGTCGCTGATGGCCGAAAGCTTCAATGCGCTGGCCGCTAAAATTCCAACCGACTTGCCCGGCCCCGTGCTCGTGATTGGCATGGCTGAAACGGCCATTGGCCTGGGCGCTGGCGTGCACCGCGCACTCAGTCAGACCCGCAATGACTGCGTGTATCTGTGCAGCACCCGTCACCCCACGGGCAGCGAGTTGCTTGCCCGTTTTGAAGAAACACACAGCCATGCCAGCACGCATTTGCTGCACGTGCCGCAGGACACTCGTACCCGCGAATGGCTGTTCAAGGCCCGTTCGTTGGTGCTGGTGGATGATGAAGCATCGACCGGCAATACCTTTATTAATGTCTCCAAAGCCTTGGCCGAGGCGGGCCTTGTTTCGATTGAGCGCATTGTCACAGCGACGCTGACAGACTGGTCCCAAGACGCGGTGCACACGGCGCTGGGCGATCACGTCAGCAGCGTCTCATTGCTTGAGGGGAGCTACACCTTCACCGAAGACCTCAGCGCCGACCTGCCCGATATGCCCCACGTGGGGAGCGTTGCCCAAGGCGACTGGCCGTTAGACCCCCTTCGTGACTGGGGGCGCATGGGGGTGTGCGAACACCGTGACACGCTGGCCCCAGGCTTGCAGGTGCAGCCCGGTGAACGGGTCGTGGTGGTGGGCACTGGCGAGTTTGTCTGGCCCCCGTTTTTGCTGGCCGAACGCTTGGAGCACGCCGGGGCCGATGTGCATTTCAGCGCCACCAGCCGCTCGCCCATTGCCGTGGGGCATGCCATCGAACATGCGCTGTCGTTCAGCGATAACTATGGTCTGGGGATCCCGAACTTCCTGTACAACGTCGCTCCCGGCCAGTTTGACCGCGTGCTGATTTGCAGCGAAACCCCGGCTGCTGCACTTGATCCGGCGTTGCTCAGTGCGTTGAATGCGCAGGTCATCGGCCATGACCACTAA